The proteins below come from a single Streptococcus canis genomic window:
- the hrcA gene encoding heat-inducible transcriptional repressor HrcA has product MITERQNDILNLIVELFTQTHEPVGSKALQSVIDSSSATIRNDMAKLEKLGLLEKAHTSSGRMPSAAGFKYFVEHSLSLDSIDEQDVYQMVKAFDFEAFRLEDLLAKASQILAEITGYTAVILDVEPARQKLTAFDIVQLSNHDALAVLTLDESKPLTVQFAIPKNFLSKDLLVLKEIVDERLLGRDVMAVHYKLRTEIPQVVQKYFTVTDNVLDLFAYIFAGLFQETIFVSGKVASLDYAGLATYQFLDHEQQLALSIRQSMAEDDMAIVQVAESREAALANVTLLTYKFLIPYRGFGLLSLIGPIDMDYRRSVSLMNVIGRILAVKLRDYYRYLNSNHYEVN; this is encoded by the coding sequence GTGATTACCGAGCGTCAAAACGACATCTTAAACCTTATTGTGGAATTGTTTACGCAGACCCATGAACCAGTCGGCTCAAAAGCTTTACAGTCTGTTATAGATTCTAGTAGTGCTACTATCAGAAATGACATGGCTAAGCTGGAAAAACTGGGCCTCCTTGAAAAAGCACATACTTCTAGCGGACGGATGCCGAGTGCTGCAGGGTTTAAGTATTTTGTGGAACACTCACTAAGTTTAGATAGCATTGATGAACAAGATGTCTATCAGATGGTCAAAGCCTTTGATTTTGAAGCCTTTAGACTGGAAGATCTTCTGGCTAAGGCCAGTCAAATTTTAGCAGAAATTACGGGCTATACGGCTGTAATTTTAGATGTGGAACCTGCTAGGCAAAAATTAACGGCCTTTGATATTGTTCAATTGTCCAATCATGATGCCTTAGCTGTGCTTACCTTGGACGAATCAAAACCCTTAACCGTTCAGTTTGCCATTCCCAAAAATTTCCTTAGCAAAGACCTTTTAGTTCTCAAGGAAATTGTGGATGAGCGTCTATTAGGTAGGGACGTGATGGCTGTTCATTATAAATTACGAACAGAAATTCCACAGGTTGTTCAAAAGTATTTCACAGTGACAGACAACGTCTTGGATCTGTTTGCTTACATCTTTGCTGGTCTTTTCCAAGAAACGATTTTTGTTTCAGGAAAGGTAGCTTCTCTTGATTATGCTGGCTTAGCTACCTATCAATTTCTTGACCATGAGCAACAGTTGGCCCTGTCAATTAGGCAGAGCATGGCAGAAGATGATATGGCGATCGTTCAAGTGGCAGAAAGTCGAGAAGCAGCTCTGGCCAATGTCACCCTGTTGACTTACAAATTTTTAATTCCTTATCGTGGTTTTGGGCTGCTTAGCCTAATCGGACCGATTGATATGGATTATCGCCGTAGTGTCAGTTTGATGAATGTTATCGGACGTATTCTGGCAGTTAAATTAAGAGATTACTACCGTTATTTGAATAGTAATCACTATGAAGT
- a CDS encoding glucosaminidase domain-containing protein, whose amino-acid sequence MRSRLKLPYFVGLLLFFLILMIGPLLVNGRTASATKEIKVGYTQEQLIQSIGPEVKPLAEYYGVSPSVLIGQILLDTKDGKTLLAAKYHNLFNKEAAVGQAAITLKSPKQNNRKIRYAVYKDRESAIRDYLSMLSQGNIADKGLYRSLATEKGYKIPAQSLQDYLHPDDKTYAKRLIQVIEDKNLTSYDQ is encoded by the coding sequence ATGAGAAGCCGACTGAAATTACCCTATTTTGTAGGGCTCCTACTCTTCTTTTTGATTTTGATGATTGGCCCTCTGCTTGTTAATGGAAGAACGGCTAGCGCCACCAAAGAGATTAAGGTAGGCTACACCCAAGAGCAACTGATTCAAAGCATTGGTCCAGAAGTGAAGCCTCTGGCAGAGTATTATGGAGTCAGCCCCTCTGTTTTGATTGGCCAAATCCTGTTAGACACCAAAGATGGCAAGACCTTGCTAGCTGCTAAGTATCATAATCTCTTTAACAAAGAAGCAGCAGTGGGACAGGCAGCCATTACATTAAAATCTCCTAAGCAAAACAACCGAAAAATTAGGTATGCTGTTTATAAAGATAGAGAAAGTGCTATCAGAGATTACCTAAGCATGCTTAGCCAAGGGAACATCGCTGACAAAGGCTTGTACCGAAGTCTAGCAACAGAAAAAGGCTATAAAATTCCAGCTCAAAGCTTACAAGACTATCTTCACCCCGATGATAAAACTTACGCAAAACGTTTGATTCAAGTCATTGAGGACAAGAATTTAACAAGCTATGATCAATAG
- a CDS encoding M15 family metallopeptidase: MKHNQLKPLFQLLVVGLFLGGIYLFIKPEKQVLPTTPQHKAASQQVVKQKKSSTRLPKVSPKDWELVLVNRDHITEEMSPELVDVNGISVDKRIEQATADFLAAAQAIDPQEHLISGYRSVAYQAELYQSYLSQEMAKDPSLTQEAAEALVQTYSQPAGASEHQTGLAIDMSTVDSLNASDPQVAKAVQKIAPEYGFVLRFPDGKKQSTGVGYEDWHYRYVGKASARYMTQHNLTLEEYITALKEK; this comes from the coding sequence ATGAAACATAATCAGTTAAAACCCTTATTCCAATTACTCGTTGTTGGTCTGTTCTTGGGAGGTATCTACCTTTTTATTAAACCAGAAAAGCAAGTCTTACCGACCACACCCCAACACAAGGCAGCCAGTCAGCAAGTGGTCAAGCAAAAGAAATCATCCACAAGGCTCCCCAAGGTGTCTCCGAAAGACTGGGAATTGGTCTTGGTCAATCGTGACCATATCACTGAGGAAATGAGCCCAGAATTGGTTGACGTGAATGGCATTTCTGTTGACAAACGCATTGAACAAGCTACCGCTGATTTTTTAGCGGCAGCTCAAGCCATTGACCCTCAAGAACACCTTATTTCAGGCTATCGCTCAGTAGCCTATCAAGCGGAGCTTTATCAATCTTATCTTAGCCAAGAAATGGCCAAGGATCCTAGTTTAACACAAGAAGCTGCGGAAGCTTTGGTGCAGACCTATTCTCAGCCAGCAGGTGCCAGTGAACACCAGACAGGACTAGCTATTGATATGAGTACCGTAGATAGCTTAAATGCTAGCGATCCACAAGTAGCCAAGGCTGTTCAAAAAATAGCACCTGAATATGGTTTTGTGCTGCGGTTTCCAGATGGGAAAAAACAAAGCACAGGGGTTGGTTATGAGGATTGGCATTACCGTTATGTGGGGAAGGCCTCAGCCCGTTATATGACCCAGCATAACCTTACTCTAGAAGAATATATCACTGCTTTGAAGGAGAAATGA